The following proteins come from a genomic window of Candidatus Blochmanniella vafra str. BVAF:
- the grxC gene encoding glutaredoxin 3, with translation MSYNIEIYIRKGCPYCDKAKSFLKSKSLNFKEIFVGRDSSDATYLEMRTRSGGCVTVPQIFINGKHIGGSDDLLKFNDDQEALNLVLK, from the coding sequence ATGTCTTATAATATAGAAATTTATATAAGGAAAGGGTGTCCTTATTGTGATAAAGCAAAATCTTTTTTAAAGAGTAAGTCTTTAAATTTTAAAGAAATTTTTGTTGGCAGGGATTCTTCTGATGCTACTTATTTAGAAATGCGTACTAGGTCTGGAGGATGTGTCACAGTGCCCCAAATTTTTATTAATGGAAAGCATATTGGGGGGTCGGATGATTTATTGAAGTTTAATGATGATCAGGAGGCTTTGAATTTGGTATTAAAATAA